A stretch of the Perca flavescens isolate YP-PL-M2 chromosome 10, PFLA_1.0, whole genome shotgun sequence genome encodes the following:
- the frmpd3 gene encoding FERM and PDZ domain-containing protein 3, translating to MLKDDSLLLIPNVLKVFLENGQIKSFTFDSRTTVRDVISSLQDRLSLRYIEHFVLVLEAGGLDQNQRLHLLQDNQPLTHVVHRTYFQGMKCLFRICFFPKDPADLLRRDPAAFEYLYIQSRNDVIKERFGMDWKSDIMLRLAALHIYITVSSARPNQKISLKHVEKEWGLEPFLPLTLLPTVKEKNVCKSLSQLLKTYQHPPPSGNKVPPLQGKLQYMRVLNDLPPFGGILFHTVGLDEKQSATTLLVGPRHGISHVIDLKNNLTTVLAEFSRVAKIQLYRESLGVARVEVTIHEAKPLVLLMEWPDASNFACLISGYYKLFVDPKRTIYFRTPGQSQLTKADYRSSHHAHPRSGATSLPSGGRRGDERESSHRESGSSRAIVPAEPQHLGLCHVHLREQQQFQELQTAEAELDINENFISHEPPGRPRTKSDPTQQSTEEIAGVLENPAVENAGFRIRAQTMGQSQKTSRYLCDSCKARHRAEGTSTAANSSGSLGKHCSSACASRDGGAVDLMALPPPGNEEEDEADGGGEKLQPQPPAIAAPPPGFRDNSSDEDDQKRGRKARTCAGVASEKLAQAKEDVPVTLIDNVATRTVRDHAQELDDALVSTLQALEALAASEDYPHHPQQPTQTAGLIVLAAITPESSLDSGHETNSSELTDVSEMVSAMKQNQNQAYLLAHHINKERILCRRDFPLAIPGCTAKTIGTGAFSVGQIRAGCPPKQVILSKTVPFKVSPSQDSAVLSVVTEQGTQETQTEQKEEINANSESTKANIPDPPSKSPEELKVSVASPTAQVSKVPKLINSSEETLSQTLSEGIEEKTTAPLNTDPSNKALPILLPVDRIASAKISPNKKCHDAKTASSETMKPSSSTELLPVDDLFCTCPVQKEPGPQLRLKDPQIQKIVVFQSSTPTDDERLRAKGLQLANSKENAVRVGADPNLAKPSPQIQTNPPLCLPVKAERKEAAESKTEGAQGKSHPESQKCPIKSLPILDDLTTPNPSVDKVSTLPARDSKKQGSGKGKSQRSVPFLSFRNLLSATFPARMRRETDERRAQLQKVRQYELEFLEELLKPKSAQGEFLPQGSSPVPSGTPCACQLRTSPVLKAPGISREQRRSCDCKRMCRGMRLPDTPVGSTTETQNRGREKPISKTPPAVSKAPHTQDASRRPQTLEIKTTRIRSTSLESREPRGEQGSCLPTCTSQTDCTGEPQYKKLQRRYSIGELDNSTSTPVYAEVRPKAKSLEKEMERVRATGLRLPTPVEPVHTQSHQAEGKGKKGVFFIQGEELLRESKEGTSEVLLTLPSEDSDDKDKCCSFCFCYRKCEAADESSEKDELSYSIPLQVLPGMELDSRTFPVVSKTLQVLNAEDCSGEEEEGEEEEEEPQTQEIDLRACGTLEGSLARVQALQGKSFSLPDGFLNAQLDANELLAILRQCANSPQAEGEARLQPSQISEYKQELAVRFKEFRAACRRVASVEKSPTRMLAVVTASFQVLCELTQTFIKLVRGVRSETQRLQLLRKVEEVAINYTLLLRAAEESMGHSSSLPTKTVSPQVSSNTNNMSSLTRPIKTLPAQ from the exons ATGCTCAAGGACGACTCCTTGCTACTCATACCAAATGTGTTGAAGGTGTTCTTGGAGAATGGACAGATTAAGTCCTTTACATTTGATAGCCGTACCACTGTTAGG GATGTGATCTCCTCCCTGCAGGACCGCCTCTCACTGCGCTACATTGAGCACTTTGTCTTGGTGCTGGAAGCAGGTGGTCTGGACCAGAATCAGAGGTTGCATCTGCTGCAGGACAACCAGCCCCTGACACAT GTGGTGCATCGAACCTATTTCCAAGGGATGAAGTGTCTGTTCCGCATCTGCTTCTTCCCCAAGGACCCTGCAGACCTGCTGAGAAGGGACCCCGCTGCATTTGAGTACCTCTATATACAG AGTCGCAATGACGTCATCAAGGAGCGCTTCGGCATGGACTGGAAATCTGACATCATGTTACGACTGGCTGCGCTTCATATCTACATCACTGTGTCCTCCGCGCGGCCCAATCAGAAGATCTCTCTCAAGCATGTCGA AAAAGAGTGGGGACTAGAGCCTTTTCTTCCCCTTACTTTGCTTCCAACAGTCAAGGAGAAGAATGTGTGCAAGAGCCTGTCTCAGTTGCTGAAGACCTACCAGCATCCACCACCATCGGGCAACAAG GTCCCTCCTCTCCAAGGAAAGCTGCAGTACATGCGTGTACTCAATGACCTCCCGCCTTTTGGTGGAATACTTTTCCACACTGTTGGACTG GATGAGAAACAATCTGCTACAACTCTACTGGTGGGTCCTCGACATGGCATTAGTCATGTGATTGACCTAAAAAACAACCTCACAACAGTTCTGGCCGAGTTCAGTAGGGTTGCCAAGATCCAGCTTTACCGAGAGAGCCTGGGAGTGGCTCGTGTGGAGGTGACAATCCATGAGGCCAAG CCCCTGGTCCTACTCATGGAATGGCCTGATGCCAGTAACTTTGCATGCCTCATCTCTGGCTACTACAAGCTGTTTGTAGACCCTAAACGGACCATCTACTTCCGGACCCCTGGTCAGTCCCAGCTGACCAAGGCAG ATTACAGAAGCTCCCACCATGCTCATCCACGTTCTGGGGCAACCAGCTTGCCAAGTGGAGGGCGGCGAGGGGACGAGAGGGAAAGCTCACACAGGGAGTCAGGGTCTTCAAGGGCCATAGTTCCAGCAGAGCCTCAGCATCTGGGCCTGTGTCATGTCCACCTTCGAGAACAACAACAATTTCAAGAGCTCCAAACAGCCGAAGCTGAATTAGACATCAATGAAAACTTTATTTCCCATGAGCCCCCTGGGCGGCCCCGCACTAAGTCAGACCCCACCCAGCAGAGTACAGAGGAAATAGCTGGGGTTTTAGAGAACCCAGCAGTGGAGAATGCAGGATTCAGAATCCGAGCCCAAACAATGGGTCAATCCCAGAAAACCTCACGATACCTCTGTGACTCCTGCAAAGCCAGACATAGGGCAGAGGGTACATCAACAGCAGCGAACAGTAGTGGGAGCTTGGGGAAACACTGCTCTAGTGCTTGTGCCTCCCGAGATGGAGGTGCTGTTGACCTAATGGCCCTACCACCCCCAGGGAATGAAGAGGAGGACGAGGCCGATGGTGGTGGAGAGAAACTGCAACCACAACCACCTGCTATTGCTGCCCCACCACCTGGCTTTAgggacaacagttcagatgagGATGAccaaaagagagggaggaaggctCGAACCTGTGCAGGGGTAGCCTCTGAGAAGCTGGCCCAAGCCAAGGAAGATGTGCCTGTGACACTAATTGATAATGTGGCCACAAGAACAGTCCGAGATCATGCCCAGGAGCTAGATGATGCTCTGGTTTCCACCTTACAGGCATTAGAGGCTCTGGCAGCCTCTGAGGACTACCCCCATCACCCTCAACAGCCAACCCAGACTGCAG GGCTGATTGTCTTAGCTGCCATTACACCTGAGTCATCATTGGACTCAGGCCACGAGACCAACTCCTCTGAATTGACAGATGTTTCTGAGATGGTGTCGGCTATgaagcagaaccagaaccaggccTACCTGCTGGCTCACCATATCAACAAAGAACGTATCCTCTGCCGCCGGGACTTTCCTTTGGCTATCCCTGGCTGCACTGCAAAGACCATAGGGACCGGGGCCTTCTCTGTGGGTCAGATTCGTGCTGGCTGTCCACCCAAGCAAGTAATCCTCAGCAAGACGGTTCCCTTTAAAGTCAGTCCCAGTCAAGACTCTGCGGTACTCAGTGTTGTGACAGAGCAGGGGACTCAAGAGACTCAGACTGAACAGAAAGAAGAAATTAACGCAAACTCTGAGTCCACCAAAGCAAATATCCCTGACCCCCCTTCTAAGTCACCTGAAGAACTTAAAGTGTCCGTTGCTTCACCGACAGCTCAAGTCAGTAAAGTACCGAAGTTAATAAATTCTTCTGAAGAGACACTGAGCCAAACTCTTTCTGAGGGTATAGAGGAAAAGACAACAGCACCTCTTAATACAGACCCTAGCAACAAAGCCTTACCTATCCTCCTACCTGTGGACAGAATTGCTTCTGCCAAGATTTCTCCCAATAAAAAGTGCCACGATGCCAAGACTGCCTCTAGTGAGACCATGAAGCCTTCAAGCTCTACAGAACTTCTGCCAGTTGACGACCTTTTCTGCACATGCCCAGTTCAAAAGGAGCCTGGGCCTCAACTAAGACTAAAAGATCCACAGATTCAGAAGATAGTGGTGTTTCAATCCTCCACCCCCACAGATGACGAGCGTCTTCGGGCCAAAGGCCTCCAGCTTGCGAACAGCAAAGAAAATGCAGTACGAGTAGGAGCAGATCCTAATTTGGCAAAACCCAGCCCTCAAATACAAACCAATCCCCCCCTTTGTTTGCCTGTAaaagcagagagaaaagaggcaGCTGAAAGCAAGACTGAGGGTGCCCAGGGAAAATCCCACCCTGAGTCACAGAAATGCCCTATAAAATCCTTACCTATTTTAGACGATCTAACAACACCTAACCCCTCTGTAGATAAGGTTTCCACTCTCCCAGCCAGAGACTCAAAGAAGCAAGGCAGTGGTAAGGGGAAGTCCCAGCGCAGTGTCCCTTTCCTGAGCTTTAGAAACCTCCTTTCAGCTACGTTCCCAGCAAGAATGCGAAGAGAAACAGATGAGCGAAGGGCTCAGTTGCAGAAAGTCCGCCAGTATGAGCTAGAGTTCTTAGAGGAGCTGCTGAAACCCAAGTCAGCCCAGGGAGAATTTTTGCCCCAGGGATCCTCACCTGTGCCCTCAGGCACTCCTTGTGCCTGCCAGCTTCGCACCAGCCCTGTCCTAAAGGCTCCAGGCATCTCCAGGGAGCAGCGACGCAGCTGTGACTGTAAGCGAATGTGTAGGGGCATGCGACTACCTGATACACCAGTTGGATCcacaacagagacacaaaacagaggcagagagaaaccTATCTCGAAAACCCCTCCAGCAGTCTCCAAAGCACCTCACACACAAGATGCTTCAAGGAGACCTCAGACCTTAGAGATCAAGACCACACGAATACGCTCTACCAGCCTCGAGTCAAGAGAACCAAGGGGTGAGCAGGGTTCCTGCTTGCCCACCTGCACTTCTCAAACAGATTGTACAGGAGAGCCGCAATATAAGAAGCTCCAGAGGCGATACAGCATTGGAGAGCTGGATAATAGCACTAGCACACCAGTGTATGCTGAGGTAAGGCCTAAAGCCAAGAGTCtagagaaagagatggaaagAGTGAGGGCCACAGGGTTGAGGCTCCCCACCCCAGTAGAGCCAGTCCACACTCAGTCTCACCAGGCAGAGGGAAAGGGGAAAAAGGGTGTGTTTTTCATTCAGGGAGAAGAGCTACTGCGTGAAAGTAAAGAAGGGACTAGCGAGGTGCTGCTGACCTTGCCCAGTGAAGACAGTGATGACAAGGATAAATGCTGCTCATTCTGTTTCTGCTACAGGAAGTGTGAGGCAGCAGATGAAAGCAGTGAGAAGGATGAGCTTTCATACTCCATACCCCTTCAGGTCCTTCCAGGCATGGAGCTGGACTCGCGTACCTTTCCTGTAGTAAGCAAAACACTCCAGGTTCTTAATGCAGAGGACTGCAGtggggaggaagaagagggggaggaggaagaggaggagccaCAGACACAGGAGATTGACCTAAGAGCCTGTGGTACACTGGAGGGGAGCCTAGCACGGGTACAGGCTTTACAGGGCAAAAGTTTTAGCTTGCCCGATGGTTTCCTAAATGCCCAGTTGGATGCTAATGAGTTGCTAGCTATTCTGCGTCAGTGTGCTAACAGCCCACAAGCTGAGGGCGAGGCTCGTCTTCAGCCCTCACAGATTTCAGAGTACAAACAGGAGCTGGCGGTGCGCTTCAAAGAATTCAGAGCAGCTTGTCGACGAGTGGcaagtgttgaaaaaagccCAACACGTATGCTGGCTGTTGTCACAGCCAGCTTTCAAGTGTTGTGTGAACTAACTCAGACCTTCATCAAATTGGTCAGAGGGGTTCGTTCAGAAACCCAAAGGCTGCAGCTGTTGAGAAAGGTTGAGGAAGTAGCTATCAACTACACTTTGCTTCTGCGTGCAGCAGAAGAATCAATGGGACACTCAAGCAGCTTGCCGACAAAGACAGTGAGCCCTCAAGTTTCCTCAAACACCAATAACATGAGCTCACTCACTCGACCCATCAAAACTCTGCCTGCCCAGTAA
- the prps1b gene encoding ribose-phosphate pyrophosphokinase 1 isoform X2: MPNIKIFSGSSHPDLSQKIADRLGLELGKVVTKKFSNQETCVEIGESVRGEDVYIVQSGCGEINDNLMELLIMINACKIASASRVTAVIPCFPYARQDKKDKSRAPISAKLVANMLSVSGADHIITMDLHASQIQGFFDIPVDNLYAEPAVLKWIKENIPEWKNCTIVSPDAGGAKRVTSIADRLNVDFALIHKERKKANEVDRMVLVGDVTDRVAILVDDMADTCGTVCHAADKLISAGATKVYAILTHGIFSGPAISRINNACFEAVVVTNTIPQEEKMKHCPKIQVIDISMILAEAIRRTHNGESVSYLFSHVPL, encoded by the exons ATGCCGAATATCAAAATATTCAGCGGTAGCTCACATCCGGACCTGTCTCAAAAAATAGCAGACCGCCTGGGTCTCGAGCTGGGGAAGGTTGTTACGAAGAAATTTAGCAACCAAGAAACATG CGTGGAGATCGGGGAGAGCGTACGTGGGGAAGATGTCTACATTGTGCAGAGTGGCTGTGGCGAGATTAATGACAATTTAATGGAGCTGCTGATCATGATCAACGCCTGCAAGATTGCCTCTGCCTCCAGGGTCACGGCTGTCATCCCCTGCTTTCCGTATGCCCGGCAAGACAAGAAGGACAAG AGCCGTGCTCCTATCTCTGCCAAGTTGGTGGCCAACATGTTGTCAGTGTCAGGTGCTGACCATATCATCACTATGGACTTGCACGCCTCACAGATACAG GGATTCTTTGATATCCCTGTTGATAACTTGTATGCAGAGCCAGCTGTTCTGAAGTGGATCAAAGAGAACATCCCTGAATGGAAAAACTGCACCATCGTCTCACCCGATGCAGGAGGAGCCAAGAG GGTCACCTCAATAGCAGACCGGTTGAATGTGGACTTTGCCCTTATTCACAAGGAGAGGAAAAAGGCAAACGAGGTGGACCGCATGGTTCTCGTCGGAGATGTGACAGATCGGGTCGCCATTCTAGTGGATGACATGGCTGACACATGTGGCACAGTCTGTCATGCTGCTGACAA ACTAATTTCTGCTGGTGCCACCAAGGTGTATGCCATTCTAACCCATGGCATCTTCTCTGGCCCAGCTATCTCACGCATCAACAATGCCTGCTTTGAAGCTGTAGTGGTCACCAATACAATCCCTCAGGAGGAGAAGATGAAGCATTGTCCCAAAATACAG GTTATTGACATCTCCATGATCCTTGCAGAGGCCATCCGTAGAACTCACAACGGCGAGTCTGTGTCATACCTGTTCAGCCATGTCCCCTTGTAA
- the prps1b gene encoding ribose-phosphate pyrophosphokinase 1 isoform X1 yields MPNIKIFSGSSHPDLSQKIADRLGLELGKVVTKKFSNQETCVEIGESVRGEDVYIVQSGCGEINDNLMELLIMINACKIASASRVTAVIPCFPYARQDKKDKVGSRAPISAKLVANMLSVSGADHIITMDLHASQIQGFFDIPVDNLYAEPAVLKWIKENIPEWKNCTIVSPDAGGAKRVTSIADRLNVDFALIHKERKKANEVDRMVLVGDVTDRVAILVDDMADTCGTVCHAADKLISAGATKVYAILTHGIFSGPAISRINNACFEAVVVTNTIPQEEKMKHCPKIQVIDISMILAEAIRRTHNGESVSYLFSHVPL; encoded by the exons ATGCCGAATATCAAAATATTCAGCGGTAGCTCACATCCGGACCTGTCTCAAAAAATAGCAGACCGCCTGGGTCTCGAGCTGGGGAAGGTTGTTACGAAGAAATTTAGCAACCAAGAAACATG CGTGGAGATCGGGGAGAGCGTACGTGGGGAAGATGTCTACATTGTGCAGAGTGGCTGTGGCGAGATTAATGACAATTTAATGGAGCTGCTGATCATGATCAACGCCTGCAAGATTGCCTCTGCCTCCAGGGTCACGGCTGTCATCCCCTGCTTTCCGTATGCCCGGCAAGACAAGAAGGACAAGGTGGGG AGCCGTGCTCCTATCTCTGCCAAGTTGGTGGCCAACATGTTGTCAGTGTCAGGTGCTGACCATATCATCACTATGGACTTGCACGCCTCACAGATACAG GGATTCTTTGATATCCCTGTTGATAACTTGTATGCAGAGCCAGCTGTTCTGAAGTGGATCAAAGAGAACATCCCTGAATGGAAAAACTGCACCATCGTCTCACCCGATGCAGGAGGAGCCAAGAG GGTCACCTCAATAGCAGACCGGTTGAATGTGGACTTTGCCCTTATTCACAAGGAGAGGAAAAAGGCAAACGAGGTGGACCGCATGGTTCTCGTCGGAGATGTGACAGATCGGGTCGCCATTCTAGTGGATGACATGGCTGACACATGTGGCACAGTCTGTCATGCTGCTGACAA ACTAATTTCTGCTGGTGCCACCAAGGTGTATGCCATTCTAACCCATGGCATCTTCTCTGGCCCAGCTATCTCACGCATCAACAATGCCTGCTTTGAAGCTGTAGTGGTCACCAATACAATCCCTCAGGAGGAGAAGATGAAGCATTGTCCCAAAATACAG GTTATTGACATCTCCATGATCCTTGCAGAGGCCATCCGTAGAACTCACAACGGCGAGTCTGTGTCATACCTGTTCAGCCATGTCCCCTTGTAA